One Danio rerio strain Tuebingen ecotype United States chromosome 13, GRCz12tu, whole genome shotgun sequence DNA window includes the following coding sequences:
- the mlh1 gene encoding DNA mismatch repair protein Mlh1, producing MAGVIRRLDETVVNRIAAGEIIQRPANAIKEMMENCLDAKSTNIQITVKEGGLKLILIQDNGTGIRKDDMEIVCERFTTSKLQSFEDLSSIATYGFRGEALASISHVAHVTITTKTADAKCAYRANYCDGKLKSPPKPCAGNQGTLISVEDLFYNVSTRRKALKSPSEEYSRIVEVVSRYAIHNSGKSFSVKKQGEMVADVKTLPNASVLDNIRVVFGVAVSRELIEVECEDQKFAFKVKGYISNANYSVKKCILILFINHRLVESSALKKAIETVYTAYLPKNTHPFLYLSLEIAPQNIDVNVHPTKHEVHFLHEDSIIESIQKHIESKLLGSNSSRTYFTQTLLPGLSASASVAKASSSSADSQERVYAHQMVRTDSKAQKLDAFLQPSASSSSTAAQRKTEKTSSTSTAVQDLVELDDAELLTAADVEPCGGKDPQTDAQPPGDEAPPRKRPHVEEVKEDLTAASLPRRRIVKLTSIKELRDQIELQTHKGLQELLQNHSFVGSVSPQWTLVQHQTKLYLLNTTKLSQELFYQILVYDFGNFGVLRLSNPAPLYDLAMLALDSEESGWTEEDGPKEGLAQYIVDFLKQKAEMLEEYFSLEIDAEGNLTGLPMLLDNYTPAMEGLPMFILRLATEVNWDKEKECFREFSVECSHFYSIRKSYTLEADADEPQDAEMSWQWKVEHVLFKALRSLFSPAKHLSEDGSVLQIASLPDLYKVFERC from the exons ATGGCGGGAGTCATCCGCAGACTCGACGAGACTGTAGTGAACCGCATCGCAGCCGGAGAGATTATCCAGCGGCCTGCCAATGCTATCAAAGAGATGATGGAGAACTG TTTGGATGCAAAGTCTACGAACATCCAGATAACAGTGAAAGAGGGCGGACTGAAACTCATCCTTATTCAGGACAATGGCACTGGAATTAGA aaagatgaTATGGAAATAGTCTGTGAGCGTTTTACGACCAGCAAGCTGCAGTCTTTTGAAGATTTGTCATCCATCGCAACATACGGATTCAGAGGAGAA GCCCTCGCCAGTATAAGTCATGTAGCTCACGTCACCATCACCACAAAAACAGCAGATGCTAAATGTGCTTAcag GGCCAATTACTGTGATGGGAAACTAAAATCTCCACCCAAACCCTGTGCTGGAAACCAGGGGACACTGATTTCT GTAGAGGATCTGTTTTATAATGTGTCTACGCGACGGAAAGCCCTAAAGAGCCCCAGTGAGGAATATTCCAGAATCGTCGAGGTTGTGAGCAG ATACGCCATTCACAACTCTGGGAAAAGTTTTTCTGTCAAGAAG CAAGGTGAGATGGTTGCAGATGTGAAGACTCTCCCAAACGCCTCTGTGCTGGACAACATCCGTGTGGTGTTTGGAGTCGCAGTTAGCAG ggaGCTGATTGAAGTTGAATGCGAGGATCAGaaatttgcttttaaagtgaagGGCTACATCTCCAATGCTAACTACTCTGTCAAGAAATGCATCCTTATCCTTTTTATCAATC ATCGATTGGTGGAGTCTAGTGCCTTGAAGAAAGCAATTGAGACCGTCTACACCGCTTATCTTCCCAAAAACACTCATCCTTTTCTTTATCTCAG TTTAGAGATTGCTCCTCAAAACATTGATGTAAACGTTCACCCGACAAAACATGAGGTGCACTTCCTGCACGAGGACTCCATCATCGAGAGCATTCAGAAGCACATCGAGAGTAAACTCCTCGGCTCCAATTCCTCTCGCACGTACTTCACACAG ACTCTACTTCCGGGACTTTCAGCATCTGCAAGCGTGGCAAAAGCTTCTAGTTCCTCAGCAGATTCCCAGGAGCGAGTTTACGCCCATCAGATGGTCCGCACTGACAGTAAAGCCCAGAAGCTTGATGCATTTCTCCAGCCATCAGCCTCATCTTCATCAACTGCTGCtcaaagaaagacagaaaaaaccTCCAGCACGTCAACTGCTGTACAAGACTTGGTGGAGCTGGACGACGCAGAGCTGCTGACAGCTGCTGATGTGGAGCCGTGTGGCGGAAAGGATCCTCAGACTGATGCTCAACCTCCTGGTGATGAAGCACCACCAAG gaaaaGGCCTCATGTTGAGGAGGTGAAGGAGGATTTGACAGCTGCTTCTCTTCCCAGGAGACGAATCGTTAAACTGACCAGCATAAAGGAGCTTCGGGACCAGATTGAGCTGCAAACTCACAAAG GTTTACAGGAGCTGCTGCAGAATCACTCATTTGTAGGTTCAGTCAGTCCTCAGTGGACTTTGGTGCAGCACCAGACCAAACTCTACCTGCTCAATACAACCAAACTCAG TCAGGAGCTGTTTTATCAAATTTTAGTCTACGACTTTGGTAACTTCGGCGTTCTTCGATTGTCG AATCCAGCGCCGCTCTATGATCTGGCCATGTTGGCTCTGGATTCAGAGGAAAGTGGATGGACAGAGGAGGATGGTCCGAAAGAAGGACTGGCCCAGTATATTGTGGATTTCCTTAAGCAGAAAGCAGAAATGCTGGAAGAATACTTTTCCTTGGAAATAGATGCA GAGGGAAACCTGACAGGTCTGCCAATGCTGTTGGATAATTACACTCCTGCCATGGAGGGACTGCCAATGTTCATTTTGCGTTTAGCCACTGAG GTGAACTGGGATAAAGAAAAGGAGTGTTTCCGTGAATTCAGTGTTGAATGCAGTCATTTCTACTCCATAAGGAAAAGCTACACACTGGAGGCAGACGCAGATGAGCCACAG GATGCTGAGATGAGCTGGCAGTGGAAGGTGGAGCATGTGCTTTTCAAAGCTTTGCGCTCTCTCTTCAGTCCTGCCAAACACTTGAGTGAAGACGGCAGTGTCCT
- the mlh1 gene encoding DNA mismatch repair protein Mlh1 isoform X1, protein MEIVCERFTTSKLQSFEDLSSIATYGFRGEALASISHVAHVTITTKTADAKCAYRANYCDGKLKSPPKPCAGNQGTLISVEDLFYNVSTRRKALKSPSEEYSRIVEVVSRYAIHNSGKSFSVKKQGEMVADVKTLPNASVLDNIRVVFGVAVSRELIEVECEDQKFAFKVKGYISNANYSVKKCILILFINHRLVESSALKKAIETVYTAYLPKNTHPFLYLSLEIAPQNIDVNVHPTKHEVHFLHEDSIIESIQKHIESKLLGSNSSRTYFTQTLLPGLSASASVAKASSSSADSQERVYAHQMVRTDSKAQKLDAFLQPSASSSSTAAQRKTEKTSSTSTAVQDLVELDDAELLTAADVEPCGGKDPQTDAQPPGDEAPPRKRPHVEEVKEDLTAASLPRRRIVKLTSIKELRDQIELQTHKGLQELLQNHSFVGSVSPQWTLVQHQTKLYLLNTTKLSQELFYQILVYDFGNFGVLRLSNPAPLYDLAMLALDSEESGWTEEDGPKEGLAQYIVDFLKQKAEMLEEYFSLEIDAEGNLTGLPMLLDNYTPAMEGLPMFILRLATEVNWDKEKECFREFSVECSHFYSIRKSYTLEADADEPQDAEMSWQWKVEHVLFKALRSLFSPAKHLSEDGSVLQIASLPDLYKVFERC, encoded by the exons ATGGAAATAGTCTGTGAGCGTTTTACGACCAGCAAGCTGCAGTCTTTTGAAGATTTGTCATCCATCGCAACATACGGATTCAGAGGAGAA GCCCTCGCCAGTATAAGTCATGTAGCTCACGTCACCATCACCACAAAAACAGCAGATGCTAAATGTGCTTAcag GGCCAATTACTGTGATGGGAAACTAAAATCTCCACCCAAACCCTGTGCTGGAAACCAGGGGACACTGATTTCT GTAGAGGATCTGTTTTATAATGTGTCTACGCGACGGAAAGCCCTAAAGAGCCCCAGTGAGGAATATTCCAGAATCGTCGAGGTTGTGAGCAG ATACGCCATTCACAACTCTGGGAAAAGTTTTTCTGTCAAGAAG CAAGGTGAGATGGTTGCAGATGTGAAGACTCTCCCAAACGCCTCTGTGCTGGACAACATCCGTGTGGTGTTTGGAGTCGCAGTTAGCAG ggaGCTGATTGAAGTTGAATGCGAGGATCAGaaatttgcttttaaagtgaagGGCTACATCTCCAATGCTAACTACTCTGTCAAGAAATGCATCCTTATCCTTTTTATCAATC ATCGATTGGTGGAGTCTAGTGCCTTGAAGAAAGCAATTGAGACCGTCTACACCGCTTATCTTCCCAAAAACACTCATCCTTTTCTTTATCTCAG TTTAGAGATTGCTCCTCAAAACATTGATGTAAACGTTCACCCGACAAAACATGAGGTGCACTTCCTGCACGAGGACTCCATCATCGAGAGCATTCAGAAGCACATCGAGAGTAAACTCCTCGGCTCCAATTCCTCTCGCACGTACTTCACACAG ACTCTACTTCCGGGACTTTCAGCATCTGCAAGCGTGGCAAAAGCTTCTAGTTCCTCAGCAGATTCCCAGGAGCGAGTTTACGCCCATCAGATGGTCCGCACTGACAGTAAAGCCCAGAAGCTTGATGCATTTCTCCAGCCATCAGCCTCATCTTCATCAACTGCTGCtcaaagaaagacagaaaaaaccTCCAGCACGTCAACTGCTGTACAAGACTTGGTGGAGCTGGACGACGCAGAGCTGCTGACAGCTGCTGATGTGGAGCCGTGTGGCGGAAAGGATCCTCAGACTGATGCTCAACCTCCTGGTGATGAAGCACCACCAAG gaaaaGGCCTCATGTTGAGGAGGTGAAGGAGGATTTGACAGCTGCTTCTCTTCCCAGGAGACGAATCGTTAAACTGACCAGCATAAAGGAGCTTCGGGACCAGATTGAGCTGCAAACTCACAAAG GTTTACAGGAGCTGCTGCAGAATCACTCATTTGTAGGTTCAGTCAGTCCTCAGTGGACTTTGGTGCAGCACCAGACCAAACTCTACCTGCTCAATACAACCAAACTCAG TCAGGAGCTGTTTTATCAAATTTTAGTCTACGACTTTGGTAACTTCGGCGTTCTTCGATTGTCG AATCCAGCGCCGCTCTATGATCTGGCCATGTTGGCTCTGGATTCAGAGGAAAGTGGATGGACAGAGGAGGATGGTCCGAAAGAAGGACTGGCCCAGTATATTGTGGATTTCCTTAAGCAGAAAGCAGAAATGCTGGAAGAATACTTTTCCTTGGAAATAGATGCA GAGGGAAACCTGACAGGTCTGCCAATGCTGTTGGATAATTACACTCCTGCCATGGAGGGACTGCCAATGTTCATTTTGCGTTTAGCCACTGAG GTGAACTGGGATAAAGAAAAGGAGTGTTTCCGTGAATTCAGTGTTGAATGCAGTCATTTCTACTCCATAAGGAAAAGCTACACACTGGAGGCAGACGCAGATGAGCCACAG GATGCTGAGATGAGCTGGCAGTGGAAGGTGGAGCATGTGCTTTTCAAAGCTTTGCGCTCTCTCTTCAGTCCTGCCAAACACTTGAGTGAAGACGGCAGTGTCCT